The Raphanus sativus cultivar WK10039 unplaced genomic scaffold, ASM80110v3 Scaffold3678, whole genome shotgun sequence nucleotide sequence GGATTTCGAGTTTATTCTCTCGGAATATACACTTCTACATGTGCTCGGCTAAACTTCAACCATCGCCTTTCAGGTAAACAAAAACTTCGAAAGCACAATCCAGATATGTAAAGACTTAACTGCAAACATCTTAGTCTGTCTTGGAGAAAACACAGCTCAAAAGTGTTGTCTGAAGATAGATTTTGAAGTACATAGGATTCTCAGTTGTGTTGGAACTGAGAACAACAAACATAATAGTTTCTTTCCCTTTATATCATTGGCTAGACTCAATAAGCCAATATGGGATACAAGAATTCAATAGCGAAAAGAAGTAGGCAAGGAGGAGGTTGATTTTGTCATTCGCTTGTCTTCCACGAAATTTTAAACGAGAAGTTCTTCAAGACTCCAGGATGGCAGGATGTCTCTTGTGAAGCTTTGTATAGTCTTGGCCATGTTGTGGGTCTTTTACAGCCTGCATCAAGACCTTTGAATCACTTCCGAGCCAAACCTCTCTGAAACCAAGACTATCTAAGACGGTCATTGCCCATACAAGAGCACCCAGCAGCATCAGCTCCCCAAGCTGGATAGGAGAGAGGGCCTTGGCTCCAAACCACCTGAGCATATACCCCTGTCAGCTCTCACAACCCAGAACATATTACAAAATATTCCAGATTCATATACTGCTAGGTTGTTCAAAATAGCTCAAACATACACAAACACATGAAAACCGTGAAGAAGATAGATcgaataaactatttataaaatccTGAAAATTAGAGTTTGATAATCAAGGACAAGAAGCATAGTTGTTTGATTTAAGTTTTACAAATGAAAATTCTAAGGGGATGTTTCagaaaactgaaatataaaagACATTAACACTGAAAATAGTACAAACTGTTTCTAGGAATAGCATAAAGATAGCAGTTggtgaaaatgaaaaaaaaaacttattaaaagGTTTTATGAGTATGGCCTTGTGAGCGACCAAAGAGTAAACATTTCATAAAGACTTCATTTGCATCAAGCTCCATATAAACTTCAGAAGAATCACCAAGCCAATATTTAAAAACACTGTTTTCGGATATCTGCACAATCAATtcaagaaaataagaaaactttTTTTCACAATCTCAATCGGTCCAAAAACAGAAAACCCTTCAGACAAAAAACAGTTAGTAACAAGCTGTTACAAATAAAACTGCAAAAAAAGTAACGTCTTCTATCATGTAAGCACACCGTGTGGGTTAAAACACAGAAAGTTCTTGTCTTTAAATGAAACAAGCCAAGAGAAGTTATTCATTGCACTACCTGAGAGTTGCTACATGATACATCTAGTGGCCCATGTAAGGAGAGTACTGCCCCACACCATGTTGCCCTCTGCCTTTACCTCCCTGACCAGGCTGTGGAGTCTGATAGCCACCTTGCAACCCAGGTTGTGCACCGTACCCAGGTATCATACCTTGAGTACCATAACCAGTTGGCATTCCAGTTCCAAACCCTGGGTTAAAGGCCTGACCTATAGCTGGGTTAAACGCCAAACCAGCTCCCTGCGATGCTAACAAAGCCGTCAAAGCCTGTCCAATGACTTGGTTACCATCCATGACATGTCCATGACCAGGCGCCCCACCGTAACCATTGTTATTGCTGTTGAATTGCTGCTGCGTCTTGCCTGGTTTGGGACCATCAATAGCCTTCTGGCAATGCAAAACATTCCCCTCAAACGTCTTGTGCGGCTCCAACAAAGCCTTCTTAGCACTCTCAGCAGACTTATACACAAAAAGACAAAACCCTTTAGGTCTCCCAGTAAACTTATCAAGACCCAACGGACCTTCTTCAACCTCACCAAACCTAGAGAAAAACTCCAGAAGCTTCTCCGGATCAACCTCTTCTCCAACATTACTAACATAAATCTTCCTCTCCGTGCTCAAACCCT carries:
- the LOC130506798 gene encoding UBP1-associated protein 2A-like; the protein is MTKKRKLEPSQNQIEIDNQLNQSGGDHDDDEPIQDLLEPFSKEQLLDLLKQAADHHPDVANRIREVADEDPSHRKIFVHGLGWDTTTETLIEAFKRHGEIEDCKAVFDKVSGKSKGYGFILFKSRSGARDALKMPQRKIGSRTTSCQLACKGPVFGGGGGAPAQGLSTERKIYVSNVGEEVDPEKLLEFFSRFGEVEEGPLGLDKFTGRPKGFCLFVYKSAESAKKALLEPHKTFEGNVLHCQKAIDGPKPGKTQQQFNSNNNGYGGAPGHGHVMDGNQVIGQALTALLASQGAGLAFNPAIGQAFNPGFGTGMPTGYGTQGMIPGYGAQPGLQGGYQTPQPGQGGKGRGQHGVGQYSPYMGH